One segment of Candidatus Kaelpia imicola DNA contains the following:
- a CDS encoding secondary thiamine-phosphate synthase enzyme YjbQ: protein MADNSIRIEEEQLNLSTTGDGDIIDITGDVQAALSKLKMKKGVVTCFIPGSTALLTVIEYESGLVHDLPQLLQKLVPKEGKYSHNATWGDGNGFSHLRASLIGPSLSVPFRGGKLTLGTWQQIVFVECDNKSRQRTVELQFIGV, encoded by the coding sequence ATGGCAGATAATAGTATTAGAATTGAAGAAGAGCAGTTGAATCTCTCTACAACTGGAGATGGAGACATAATTGATATAACAGGAGATGTTCAAGCGGCTCTATCTAAATTAAAGATGAAAAAGGGTGTAGTGACATGTTTTATACCGGGCTCTACCGCTCTTTTGACCGTTATAGAGTATGAATCCGGCTTGGTCCATGATCTGCCTCAATTACTCCAGAAATTGGTTCCAAAAGAGGGAAAATACTCCCATAATGCCACTTGGGGGGATGGAAACGGATTTTCCCACCTCAGGGCTTCATTAATAGGTCCATCACTCTCTGTGCCGTTTAGAGGCGGAAAATTGACTCTTGGAACCTGGCAGCAGATTGTATTTGTAGAATGCGATAACAAGTCTCGTCAAAGGACAGTTGAGCTGCAGTTTATAGGCGTATAA
- a CDS encoding histidine triad nucleotide-binding protein produces the protein MECIFCKILNGEIPTELIYQDDDLVAFRDINPQAPTHILIIHRKHIERISDLNEEDSNLAGKMVLVAKKLAQDEGVTESGFRLVFNNNKDAGQDVFHIHLHLLGGRKFSWPPG, from the coding sequence ATGGAGTGCATATTTTGCAAAATATTAAATGGTGAGATTCCAACTGAGCTTATCTATCAAGATGATGATTTAGTAGCATTCCGTGATATTAACCCTCAAGCTCCAACGCATATATTGATTATTCATAGAAAGCATATTGAGAGAATATCTGATCTTAATGAAGAAGACTCAAATCTAGCTGGGAAGATGGTTCTTGTTGCTAAAAAACTTGCTCAGGATGAGGGTGTAACTGAATCAGGTTTTAGGCTTGTTTTTAATAACAATAAAGATGCCGGCCAAGACGTATTTCATATCCATTTACACCTCTTGGGCGGCAGGAAGTTTTCCTGGCCTCCGGGATAA
- a CDS encoding metallophosphoesterase produces MKIGVISDTHDNVVKVKAAVDLFNKKEVGFVIHCGDYVAPFSLIPFSELNCDWAGVFGNCDGERDGLKKRSEGKIKEVPFILTLGNKKIVVVHDIGQYKNEKTDIVLFGHTHNVEVRRGEAALFVNPGEAAGWLTGDSTVAILDTDTLKVDIKDI; encoded by the coding sequence ATGAAGATAGGTGTAATATCAGATACTCATGATAATGTAGTCAAGGTAAAGGCTGCGGTTGATCTATTCAATAAAAAAGAAGTTGGTTTTGTTATCCATTGCGGCGATTATGTTGCACCTTTTAGTTTAATTCCGTTTTCTGAACTTAACTGTGACTGGGCGGGGGTATTTGGGAACTGTGACGGAGAAAGAGATGGTCTTAAGAAAAGGTCAGAAGGCAAGATAAAAGAAGTGCCCTTTATACTTACTCTTGGTAATAAGAAGATAGTTGTAGTTCATGATATCGGGCAATATAAGAATGAAAAAACAGATATAGTGCTCTTCGGCCATACTCATAATGTAGAGGTAAGAAGGGGGGAGGCAGCGCTATTTGTTAATCCTGGTGAGGCGGCAGGTTGGTTGACAGGTGATTCTACTGTTGCAATTTTAGATACAGATACTCTCAAAGTAGATATAAAAGATATTTAG
- the mazG gene encoding nucleoside triphosphate pyrophosphohydrolase, producing MDKINELWNIVKQLRGEKGCPWDKEQDEKTLLPYLIEEVYEVAQAIEEDDKKGLLEELGDLLFTVLSYLHIAEEKKYFLKDEVIDRISKKMIERHPHVFSDKDLKTSDEALTHWYDLKSKEDKKKDKSILDNVPKNISSLIRSKLIQERASRVGFDWKKSKEAFKKVKEEILEVEEHLDKENEKDRLSEEFGDLFFALVNVCRLLKIDPEVKLRDAIDKFTKRFNYIEEKIKEKDKSLYDTTLTEMEKLWQESKDI from the coding sequence ATGGATAAGATAAATGAGCTCTGGAATATAGTCAAGCAGCTAAGGGGTGAGAAAGGCTGCCCCTGGGATAAAGAACAGGATGAAAAGACTCTTCTCCCCTATCTTATTGAGGAAGTATATGAAGTAGCCCAGGCAATTGAAGAGGATGATAAAAAAGGGTTGCTTGAGGAGTTGGGGGATCTGCTGTTTACAGTCTTATCCTACCTACATATCGCAGAAGAAAAAAAATACTTCTTAAAAGATGAGGTCATAGATAGAATCTCGAAAAAGATGATTGAACGTCACCCTCATGTATTTTCAGACAAAGACCTTAAAACATCCGATGAAGCCTTAACTCACTGGTACGACCTAAAGAGCAAGGAAGACAAAAAGAAAGATAAATCAATTCTTGATAATGTTCCCAAAAATATATCCTCTCTTATAAGATCAAAACTAATTCAAGAGCGAGCGTCACGGGTAGGGTTTGACTGGAAGAAATCAAAAGAGGCATTTAAAAAAGTAAAAGAAGAGATACTTGAAGTCGAAGAACACCTTGATAAAGAAAATGAAAAAGATAGATTATCTGAAGAGTTCGGAGACCTCTTCTTTGCCCTTGTAAATGTCTGCAGGCTCTTAAAGATAGATCCTGAAGTAAAACTACGCGATGCAATAGATAAATTCACCAAGCGCTTTAACTATATTGAAGAGAAGATAAAAGAGAAAGATAAATCTCTTTATGATACTACCTTAACTGAGATGGAAAAACTTTGGCAAGAGAGTAAAGATATTTGA
- a CDS encoding TIGR00725 family protein: MVNSDIKNRQRIAVIGGSRATEEILKMAKKCGRLIAENNAILITGGLGGVMEAASRGAKEAGGFTIGILPGRDKDRANKYVDLAMVTGLGEIRNALIIMNADSIIAIDGSYGTLNEISYALISKKPLFAVKSWHITQGEGESKRGELVHCETVEEAVKKAVRAGVKDG; encoded by the coding sequence ATGGTAAATAGTGATATAAAGAATAGACAGAGAATAGCTGTTATCGGTGGCTCTAGAGCGACTGAAGAGATTTTGAAAATGGCCAAGAAGTGCGGGCGCTTGATTGCCGAAAACAATGCGATTTTGATTACAGGTGGCTTAGGTGGTGTTATGGAGGCAGCCTCAAGAGGAGCTAAAGAAGCTGGTGGTTTCACAATAGGGATATTACCTGGAAGAGATAAAGATAGGGCTAATAAGTATGTAGACTTGGCGATGGTTACAGGATTGGGTGAGATAAGGAATGCTCTAATTATTATGAATGCTGATAGTATCATTGCAATAGATGGCTCATATGGAACATTGAATGAGATAAGTTATGCCTTGATATCAAAGAAGCCTCTCTTTGCAGTAAAGAGCTGGCATATAACTCAAGGTGAAGGTGAGAGCAAGAGAGGTGAGTTAGTTCATTGCGAAACGGTTGAGGAGGCTGTTAAAAAGGCTGTTAGAGCAGGAGTTAAAGATGGATGA
- the era gene encoding GTPase Era — MEQKSADNKIAHSGFVAVIGRPNVGKSTLINMFMGEKVSIVSSTPKTTRDKIAAILTKDNFQIIFLDTPGMHKSKFLLDKYMLKEAESSLDDADIIVVMIDARKGIEKEDERIFDMIKPIKKPKFVILNKVDLVRKPDILFILEEISKWNKFDEYVPLSATKGINTDRLLELITKNIPQGPFYYPKDQLSDKSTRFHVAEVIREKILSRTYQELPFSIAVSVDEFLEKKKDLVVIEVTIYVEKSGQKAILIGKKGSMLKEVGIDAREEIEVFLSKRVYLDLKVKINDKWRKDSLFLKRVGYGK, encoded by the coding sequence ATGGAGCAAAAATCAGCTGATAATAAGATTGCACATTCAGGTTTTGTTGCTGTTATAGGCAGACCTAATGTCGGTAAGTCTACTTTGATAAATATGTTTATGGGGGAGAAGGTGTCAATTGTCTCATCAACCCCCAAAACCACAAGAGATAAGATAGCTGCTATTTTAACAAAGGATAATTTTCAAATAATATTTTTGGATACTCCTGGAATGCATAAGTCGAAGTTTTTATTGGATAAGTACATGCTTAAGGAAGCCGAATCATCATTAGATGATGCAGATATCATAGTTGTTATGATAGATGCCCGGAAAGGTATAGAGAAAGAAGATGAGCGTATATTTGACATGATCAAACCTATAAAGAAGCCAAAGTTTGTCATTTTAAATAAGGTTGATTTAGTTAGGAAGCCGGATATACTCTTTATATTGGAAGAGATATCAAAGTGGAATAAGTTTGATGAGTATGTACCTCTTAGCGCAACGAAGGGTATTAATACAGATAGGCTTCTAGAGCTAATAACTAAGAATATACCCCAAGGACCATTCTATTATCCTAAGGACCAGCTTAGCGATAAATCAACTAGGTTTCATGTTGCAGAGGTTATAAGAGAGAAGATACTCTCTCGTACTTATCAGGAGCTGCCTTTCTCTATTGCGGTATCCGTTGATGAGTTCTTAGAGAAGAAAAAAGACTTAGTTGTTATAGAGGTAACTATATATGTTGAGAAGAGTGGGCAGAAGGCTATATTAATAGGTAAGAAGGGAAGTATGCTTAAAGAGGTAGGGATTGATGCCAGAGAAGAGATTGAAGTTTTTTTAAGCAAAAGAGTCTATCTTGATTTAAAGGTTAAGATTAATGATAAATGGAGAAAAGATAGTCTTTTCCTTAAGAGGGTTGGTTATGGTAAATAG
- a CDS encoding PilZ domain-containing protein, whose amino-acid sequence MQDRRKHYRLDAVLPLKLFHTDADFITETINISCGGAYCRIDKFIPVMTKLKIVMFVPLMGKKKSHKIACDGIVVRTEPELPADDIDNYSIAIFFSDLKKSDRSKIATYVKKKKKSDPSWN is encoded by the coding sequence ATGCAAGATAGACGGAAACATTATCGCTTGGATGCAGTATTACCGCTTAAGCTTTTTCATACCGATGCTGATTTTATAACAGAGACAATAAATATCAGCTGCGGTGGAGCATACTGCCGGATTGATAAGTTTATTCCTGTTATGACAAAACTTAAGATCGTTATGTTTGTTCCTCTAATGGGCAAAAAAAAGTCTCATAAGATTGCCTGTGATGGTATAGTGGTGAGAACAGAGCCGGAATTACCAGCTGACGATATTGACAACTATAGTATAGCTATATTTTTTAGTGACCTTAAAAAATCAGACCGTTCTAAGATAGCAACATATGTCAAAAAGAAGAAGAAGTCCGATCCCTCCTGGAACTGA
- a CDS encoding MBL fold metallo-hydrolase codes for MSEVLDAIEWLSHASFRIEHRGKVIYVDPWKIKDLKLADLILITHPHFDHFSEEDILKLSKDETCLVLPENVKISFLKDTNIVTMVPYDHKEVAGFKIRAFPAYNINKDNHPKSNSWIGYVIEIDGVSIYHAGDTDLIFEMDDLDVDIALLPIGGTYTMDGREAAQAAERVGAKIAIPMHYGSIVGSGQDLEVFKNNLSTDIELRVLN; via the coding sequence ATGAGCGAAGTTTTAGATGCTATTGAGTGGCTTTCTCATGCAAGTTTTAGAATAGAGCATAGAGGTAAGGTTATCTATGTAGATCCTTGGAAAATCAAGGATTTAAAACTTGCGGATCTGATACTTATAACTCACCCTCACTTTGATCATTTTTCAGAAGAAGATATCTTAAAGTTAAGCAAGGACGAGACTTGTTTAGTGTTACCTGAAAATGTTAAGATCTCTTTTTTAAAGGATACTAATATTGTTACAATGGTTCCTTATGATCATAAAGAGGTTGCTGGTTTTAAGATCAGGGCATTCCCTGCATATAATATAAATAAAGATAATCATCCTAAGTCAAACTCCTGGATAGGCTATGTGATAGAGATAGATGGCGTGTCAATATATCATGCAGGAGATACCGACTTAATATTTGAGATGGATGATCTGGATGTAGATATTGCTCTTCTTCCTATAGGCGGTACATATACTATGGACGGAAGAGAAGCAGCTCAAGCTGCGGAGAGGGTAGGGGCTAAGATAGCTATTCCAATGCATTATGGGAGTATAGTTGGTTCAGGGCAAGACTTGGAGGTTTTTAAAAATAACCTTAGTACGGATATAGAGCTTAGGGTTTTAAATTAG